One genomic window of Stigmatopora nigra isolate UIUO_SnigA chromosome 13, RoL_Snig_1.1, whole genome shotgun sequence includes the following:
- the LOC144206897 gene encoding TLE family member 5-like has translation MMFPQSRHSASAQSGQALKFTTSDSCDRIKDEFQFLQAQYHSLKLECDKLASEKSEMQRHYIMYYEMSYGLNIEMHKQAEIVKRLNGICAQVLPYLSQEHQQQVMGAIERAKQVTPPEMNSIIRQQLQVQHLSQLQGLALPVAPLPLGLTPPSLPAASSGSGLLSLSSILANYSHGQAAQAAKEEKARGDAAPAQGQADRPPPRPEDGDKSD, from the exons ATGATGTTTCCTCAATCGAGACACTCG GCATCTGCTCAGTCCGGACAAGCTCTCAAGTTTACCACCTCTGATTCGTGTGACCGCATCAAAGATGAGTTCCAGTTCCTTCAAGCACAATACCACAG TCTCAAGCTGGAATGCGACAAGCTGGCGTCAGAAAAGTCCGAGATGCAGCGTCACTATATCATG TATTACGAAATGTCATATGGCCTGAACATTGAAATGCACAAACAG GCTGAAATAGTCAAGAGGTTGAACGGCATCTGCGCTCAAGTGCTGCCTTACCTGTCGCAGGAG CACCAGCAACAAGTCATGGGTGCCATCGAGAGAGCCAAGCAGGTCACACCCCCTGAGATGAACTCCATCATACGG CAACAGCTCCAGGTGCAACACCTGTCCCAGCTGCAGGGCTTGGCCCTCCCAGTGGCTCCCCTCCCGTTGGGCTTGACACCGCCCAGCCTGCCGGCCGCCTCGTCCGGTTCGGGCCTGCTGTCTCTGTCCTCCATTCTGGCCAACTATTCGCACGGCCAGGCCGCCCAAGCCGCCAAGGAAGAGAAGGCCCGCGGAGACGCCGCCCCGGCCCAAGGCCAAGCCGATAGGCCCCCGCCCAGGCCCGAAGATGGTGACAAATCTGATTAG